The following DNA comes from Micromonospora chokoriensis.
CGCACCGCGCCACCGGCGTGCTCGGCGTAGCCGGGCTCGGATTCCACGTCCTCACCAAGATCGCCACCGGCCGGGCGGCGGCGACCGACGCGGTGGTGCCGTTCGTCGGCGGCCGCGGGCTCTACATCGGCCTCGGCACGGTGGCCGCCCTGCTCATGGTCAGCGTGATCTGGACCGGGATCATCCGGGCCCGCTTCGCCGACGTCGGTCCGAAGTGGCTGTGGCGCGCCCTGCACTCCGTCGCGTACCTGGCCTGGCCCTTCGCCGTGCTGCACGGCCTCAACGCCGGTCGGGCCGCGGCGCCCTGGGTGATGTTCAGCTACCTGGGCTGCATCCTGCTCGTGGTGCTGGCCCTGCTGGTGCGGCTCTCGGTCAGCATCGGTCGGCGCAGCCGCGAACAGCACCAGTCGGCGGTGCGCAACGCGGTGATGGCCGGGCGGGCCGAGGAGGCGAAGACCGCCCGGACGCTGCTTGCCGGGCTGGGGCGCCGCAGCAAGACCGCCGACAAGCGTCCCGCCTGGGCGGACACCACCACCGCCACCTGGGCCGCGCCGGCCGCACGGCGTGACCCGGAACGGTTCACCGTTCCGGTGGTGCCCGAGCCCGGCTCCCTCGTGGAGCCCACCCGGCCCAGCCGACGTCGACGCGACGAGGAACCGGCCGCCCGCCGCGACACCGAACGGACGTCCCGCAGCCGGCGCGACGAGGCGGAGCCCACCACCCGCCGGTCGACCCGCCGCAGTGTCGAGGAGACCGGCGTCCGCCGGCGCGACGAGGAGGAGTTGGCGCCGGTGGCCCGGCGGCGCGGCTCGCGTACCCGGGACGAGGAGGCTCCGACCCGCCGGCGACGCGCCGAGGAGTCGGACGTCGAGCGGCCCACCCGACGGTCCCGCCGCGAGGACGAGGACAGCAGGTACTCGGCCCCACCGCTGCCGACGGCCGAGCCCGAGGAGCCGTGGGACAGCCCGCGCCGGTGGCAGGCCGCCGAGCCGATCTCCGCCGGCCCGGTCTCCGCCGAACCGATCTCCAGCAGCCCGATCTCGGCGACGCCGCGCAGCGGCAGCGGCCGGCACAGCGCGGAGGACGACCTGCCGGAGGAGCCGGACTACTGGCGTCCGCCGGCCCGGTACGTGCCGGACGAGGAACCGCCGGTCGACGACACGCCGACCCTTGTCGACCTGGCCTCGCGCCGCGCCAAGCGGGCCGCCGGGGAGGGCCGCTCCGCCAAGCGCCGCAAGGCCAGCGCCGACGCGGTGGACGGGGCGTACTGGGCCGGGCTGCGGGGTGAGGCCAAGTGATGCGGACGGCTGTGCCACCGGTGGCCTGTGTGGGTGAGCCGCGGCTCACCGCGGGCTTCGCCGAGTACGGACGACTCGACCTGGCGGCGCACGAGGAGGTGCACGGGCCGATCGGGCCGATGGAGCCGGCGCAGCTGCTCCGGCTCGCCGAGGGCATGCAGCTCAAGGGCAAGGGCGGTGCGGGCTTCCCGTTCGCCCGCAAGATGCGCGCGGTGCTGGAGTCCTGCGAACGGCAGGACCTCGCCGCCGTCGTGGTGGTCAACGCCACCGAGGGTGAGCCGGCCAGTTGGAAGGACAAGGTGCTGCTGACCCGCGCACCGCACCTGATCCTGGACGGCGCGGCGCTGGCCGCGTACGCGCTGGACGCCGACGAGATCGTCATCGGCGTGGCCGACGACGGGGTCGGCAAGGACTCGCTGATGGAGGCCCTCGAAGAGCGCCGGATGCCGGTGATGACGACGATCGTGACGGTGCCGCACCGGTTCATCTCCGGTGAGGGCGGTGCGCTCGTCAACGGCATCAACGGGCTGCCGCACATCCCGCCCGGCACCAAGAAGCGCTCCAGCGACTCCGGGGTCAGCGGCCTGCCCACCCTGCTGTCCAACGCCGAGACGTACGCCCAACTCGCTGTCGGCGCCCGACTCGGCCCGTACGAGTACGCGGCCCTCGGCACCGACGACGAGCCGGGCACCGTGCTGCTCACCGTGACCGGCGCGGCCGGTCGACCGGCCGTGGTGGAGTGCACCGCCGGCATGCCGCTGCGTGACGTCCTCGACCTGTGCGAGGTCCCGGACGTGCAGGGCATCCTGATGGGCGGCTACCACGGCAAGTGGATCACTCCGGAGGCGGCGGAGAAGGCCGAGGTGTCCCGCAAGGGACTGGCCGCGGTCGGCGGCACCCTCGGCGCGGGCATCATCGTCCCGGTCGGGGTCGACACCTGCCCGCTCGGTGAGGCCGCGCAGGTGGTGCGGTACCTGGCCGGGGAGTCCGCCGGCCAGTGCGGACCCTGCAAGATGGGCCTGCCCGACCTCGCCCGCGCGGTGGACCTGGCCGTGGCCGGTAGCCAACCGGCGGACGTGGTGCGGGCCGCCGCCGGCGAGGTGAGGGGCCGGGGCGCGTGCAGCCACCCGGACGGCACCGCCCGGTTCGCGCTCTCCGCGATCGAGGTCTTCGCCGAGGATCTGCGGCTGCACAGCACCGGCGACGGCTGCGGCCGACGGGTCAAGGGCGTGATGGGGCTGCCGGGCGCGCCGGACGCGAACCCGCAGAAGCTCACCCTGGACTGGTCGCGCTGTGACGGGCACGGCCTGTGTGCGCACGTCGTACCGGACTTCATCCGGCTGGACGCGAACGGATACCCGGCCTTCCCGGCCACCCCCGTGCCGACCTGGCTGCGCGAGGGCGCGTTGAAGGCGGTCAAGGTGTGCCCGGAGCTGGCTCTGCGCCTCGCCAAGGCCGAGTAGGGAAGCCCCGAGGTCCAGCAGAGGTCCCTTCCGGACCGGAACGGAGAAGCGGATGCGGATCGGCATGGCGGAGGGATCGGTCGGGCGGGTGCGTCGCCGGGCCGGGGTCGGGCGGCTGCGCCGCGTCGTCACCGCCGGTGCGCTCGTCACGGCCCTGTTCGGTGTCGCCGCCTGCACCGGCACCGCGCCGGGTGGGCCCGCCGCCGCCGGATCGCCCTCGGCCTCGACCGGCTCGCCGGCCACGCCGACCGGGGCACCGGCCACGCCGAGCGGCGGACCACCCGCCGCTCCGGCGCAGGTCCCGGACGTTCTGCGCTTCACCGGGACCACCCTCACCGGCGCCGCGTTCGACGCGGCGCAGTTCGCCGGCAGGCCGGTGGTGCTGTGGTTCTGGGCGCCGTGGTGCGCCACCTGCGCCAGTCAGGCGTGGACGGTGGCCGAGATCGCGCCGAAGTACCGGGACACGGTGCCGATCGTCGGCGTCGCCGGGCTGGGTGAGCAGCGGGCCATGAAGGACTTCGTCACCGAGTTCGAGCTGACCGGGA
Coding sequences within:
- a CDS encoding ferric reductase-like transmembrane domain-containing protein, coding for MVRRRETIEEQMARAQQDKKAATVRTSASSRGVRTPSRPAVGMLIASALTALWAAIMLTGAGQKAYAYGFFFTEFFAGVISLVALSLTVMLGLLATDRLVLRIPHRVLMQSAHRATGVLGVAGLGFHVLTKIATGRAAATDAVVPFVGGRGLYIGLGTVAALLMVSVIWTGIIRARFADVGPKWLWRALHSVAYLAWPFAVLHGLNAGRAAAPWVMFSYLGCILLVVLALLVRLSVSIGRRSREQHQSAVRNAVMAGRAEEAKTARTLLAGLGRRSKTADKRPAWADTTTATWAAPAARRDPERFTVPVVPEPGSLVEPTRPSRRRRDEEPAARRDTERTSRSRRDEAEPTTRRSTRRSVEETGVRRRDEEELAPVARRRGSRTRDEEAPTRRRRAEESDVERPTRRSRREDEDSRYSAPPLPTAEPEEPWDSPRRWQAAEPISAGPVSAEPISSSPISATPRSGSGRHSAEDDLPEEPDYWRPPARYVPDEEPPVDDTPTLVDLASRRAKRAAGEGRSAKRRKASADAVDGAYWAGLRGEAK
- a CDS encoding NADH-quinone oxidoreductase subunit NuoF family protein, with protein sequence MRTAVPPVACVGEPRLTAGFAEYGRLDLAAHEEVHGPIGPMEPAQLLRLAEGMQLKGKGGAGFPFARKMRAVLESCERQDLAAVVVVNATEGEPASWKDKVLLTRAPHLILDGAALAAYALDADEIVIGVADDGVGKDSLMEALEERRMPVMTTIVTVPHRFISGEGGALVNGINGLPHIPPGTKKRSSDSGVSGLPTLLSNAETYAQLAVGARLGPYEYAALGTDDEPGTVLLTVTGAAGRPAVVECTAGMPLRDVLDLCEVPDVQGILMGGYHGKWITPEAAEKAEVSRKGLAAVGGTLGAGIIVPVGVDTCPLGEAAQVVRYLAGESAGQCGPCKMGLPDLARAVDLAVAGSQPADVVRAAAGEVRGRGACSHPDGTARFALSAIEVFAEDLRLHSTGDGCGRRVKGVMGLPGAPDANPQKLTLDWSRCDGHGLCAHVVPDFIRLDANGYPAFPATPVPTWLREGALKAVKVCPELALRLAKAE
- a CDS encoding TlpA family protein disulfide reductase gives rise to the protein MRIGMAEGSVGRVRRRAGVGRLRRVVTAGALVTALFGVAACTGTAPGGPAAAGSPSASTGSPATPTGAPATPSGGPPAAPAQVPDVLRFTGTTLTGAAFDAAQFAGRPVVLWFWAPWCATCASQAWTVAEIAPKYRDTVPIVGVAGLGEQRAMKDFVTEFELTGTTQVDDRKGALWKRFKVTEQSIFVIIDRTGAVVHRGFLDGEALSARVAALAGA